A DNA window from Loxodonta africana isolate mLoxAfr1 chromosome 7, mLoxAfr1.hap2, whole genome shotgun sequence contains the following coding sequences:
- the FLRT1 gene encoding leucine-rich repeat transmembrane protein FLRT1, translated as MVVAHPATTATTTPPATVTATVVMTTATMDLRDWLFLCYGLIAFLTEVIDSTTCPSVCRCDNGFIYCNDRGLTSIPADIPDDATTLYLQNNQINNAGIPQDLKTKVSVQVIYLYENDLDEFPVNLPRSLRELHLQDNNVRTIARDSLARLPLLEKLHLDDNSVSTVSIEEDAFADSKHLKLLFLSRNHLSSIPSGLPHTLEELRLDDNRISTIPLHAFKGLNSLRRLVLDGNLLANQRIADDTFSRLQNLTELSLVRNSLAAPPLNLPSAHLQKLYLQDNAISHIPYNTLARMRELERLDLSNNNLTTLPRGLFDDLENLAQLLLRNNPWFCGCNLMWLRDWVKARAAVVNVRGLMCQGPEKVRGMAIKDITSEMDECFETGAQGGSANAAAKTTASNHASATTPQGSLFTLKAKRPGLRLPDSNIDYPMATGNSAKALVIHVKPLTADSIRITWKATLPASSFRLSWLRLGHSPAVGSITETLVQGDKTEYLLTALEPKSTYIICMVTMETGNTYMADETPVCAKAETADSYGPTTTLNQEQNADPMVGLPLAGIIGGAVAIVFLFLVLGTICWYVHRTGELLSQERAYNRGSRKKDDYMESGTKKDNSILEIRGPGLQMLPINPYHAKEEYVVHTIFPSNGSSLCKGAHTIGYGTTRGYRDAGIPDIDYSYT; from the coding sequence ATGGTGGTGGCACACCCCGCCACCACTGCCACTACCACGCCCCCTGCCACCGTCACAGCCACTGTCGTGATGACCACAGCCACCATGGACCTCCGGGACTGGCTGTTCCTCTGCTACGGGCTCATTGCCTTCCTGACGGAGGTCATCGACAGCACCACCTGCCCCTCGGTGTGTCGCTGTGACAACGGCTTCATCTACTGCAACGACCGGGGGCTCACCTCCATCCCCGCAGACATCCCCGACGATGCTACCACCCTTTACCTGCAGAACAACCAGATCAACAATGCCGGCATCCCCCAGGACCTCAAGACCAAGGTCAGTGTGCAGGTCATCTACCTGTACGAGAATGACCTGGACGAGTTCCCCGTCAACCTGCCGCGCTCCCTGCGGGAGCTGCACCTGCAGGACAACAACGTGCGCACCATCGCCAGAGACTCACTGGCCCGCCTCCCGCTGCTAGAGAAGCTGCACCTGGACGACAACTCCGTGTCCACCGTCAGCATCGAGGAGGACGCCTTCGCTGACAGTAAGCATCTCAAGCTGCTCTTCCTCAGCCGCAACCACCTGAGCAGCATCCCCTCGGGGCTGCCCCACACGCTGGAGGAGCTTCGCCTGGACGACAATCGCATCTCCACCATTCCGCTGCACGCCTTCAAGGGCCTCAACAGCCTGCGGCGGCTGGTGCTGGATGGCAACCTGCTGGCCAACCAGCGTATCGCCGATGACACCTTCAGCCGCCTACAGAACCTCACCGAGCTCTCGCTGGTGCGCAACTCGCTGGCCGCCCCGCCCCTCAACCTGCCCAGTGCTCACCTGCAGAAGCTCTACCTGCAGGACAACGCCATCAGCCACATCCCCTATAACACGCTGGCGAGGATGCGGGAGCTAGAGCGGCTGGACCTGTCCAACAACAACCTTACCACCCTGCCCCGCGGCCTGTTCGACGACCTGGAGAACCTGGCCCAGCTGCTGCTCCGTAACAACCCGTGGTTCTGTGGCTGTAACCTCATGTGGCTGCGGGACTGGGTGAAAGCACGGGCAGCTGTGGTCAACGTGCGGGGCCTCATGTGCCAGGGCCCTGAGAAGGTCCGGGGCATGGCCATCAAGGATATCACCAGCGAGATGGACGAGTGCTTCGAGACAGGGGCGCAGGGCGGCTCAGCCAACGCTGCGGCCAAAACCACAGCCAGCAACCACGCCTCGGCCACCACGCCCCAGGGCTCACTGTTCACCCTTAAGGCCAAGAGACCGGGGCTGCGCCTCCCCGACTCCAACATTGACTACCCCATGGCCACCGGCAACAGTGCCAAGGCCCTGGTGATCCACGTGAAGCCCCTTACCGCGGATTCCATCCGCATCACATGGAAGGCCACGCTCCCCGCCTCCTCCTTCCGGCTCAGCTGGCTGCGCCTGGGCCACAGTCCAGCCGTGGGCTCCATTACGGAGACCCTGGTCCAGGGGGACAAGACAGAGTACCTGCTGACGGCCCTGGAGCCCAAGTCCACCTACATCATCTGCATGGTCACCATGGAGACTGGCAACACCTACATGGCTGACGAGACGCCTGTGTGTGCCAAGGCGGAGACGGCTGACAGCTACGGCCCCACCACCACGCTCAACCAAGAACAGAATGCCGACCCCATGGTGGGCCTGCCCCTGGCGGGCATCATTGGTGGTGCCGTGGCAATCGTCTTCCTCTTCCTAGTCCTGGGGACCATCTGCTGGTACGTGCACCGGACCGGTGAGCTGCTGAGCCAGGAGAGGGCCTACAACCGGGGCAGCCGGAAAAAGGATGACTATATGGAGTCGGGGACCAAGAAGGATAACTCCATCCTGGAAATCCGAGGTCCTGGGCTACAGATGCTGCCCATCAACCCGTACCACGCCAAAGAAGAGTACGTGGTACACACCATCTTTCCCTCTAATGGCAGCAGCCTCTGCAAGGGTGCGCACACCATCGGCTACGGCACCACGAGGGGCTACCGGGACGCCGGCATCCCCGACATAGACTACTCCTATACATGA